The proteins below are encoded in one region of Apium graveolens cultivar Ventura chromosome 4, ASM990537v1, whole genome shotgun sequence:
- the LOC141719152 gene encoding uncharacterized protein LOC141719152 — protein sequence MGNLCAVRIFGDLIKSHNPDFIFLAETLVEGKNIKELAEKFGFVEYFAVDRVGRGGGLAVMWKHNLVCQVVDSSNNFIDVHVIEGQNVAWRLTCFYGYPERNRCQESWNLLRGLVKNDGIPWCVFDDFNDMLYVSDKKGPHPHPRSLLDGFKLAIEDCGLTELDLTGGDFTWEKSKGTENWVWERIDRAFANDLWWRKFPLYKLSVSHVIKSDHDPIMLEPTHVEFSRKQFRFRFENTWLNELSFKEEVTRFWGNIPKIHLLPKLLSVSSFMARWGRMFFHKFRDKVKKQKEVIGELVNREDEEGVKRYFEETKKLDELLVHEELYWK from the coding sequence ATGGGGAACCTTTGTGCAGTTCGTATCTTTGGAGATTTAATAAAATCTCACAACCCTGATTTTATTTTCTTAGCTGAAACGTTGGTGGAAGGTAAAAATATTAAGGAGTTAGCAGAGAAATTTGGTTTTGTAGAATATTTTGCTGTAGATAGAGTAGGCAGGGGAGGTGGTTTGGCGGTAATGTGGAAGCATAATTTAGTCTGTCAGGTGGTTGATTCATCTAATAACTTCATTGATGTTCATGTTATAGAGGGACAGAATGTAGCTTGGAGACTTACTTGTTTCTATGGCTATCCAGAAAGAAATCGATGTCAAGAATCATGGAATCTTCTAAGAGGTCTTGTCAAGAATGATGGCATCCCTTGGTGTGTGTTCGATGACTTTAATGATATGTTATATGTATCGGACAAGAAGGGCCCTCATCCTCATCCTCGTTCACTTCTAGACGGGTTTAAACTAGCTATAGAGGACTGTGGTCTCACAGAGCTGGATCTGACTGGGGGGGACTTTACTTGGGAGAAGAGCAAGGGTACAGAGAACTGGGTTTGGGAACGTATTGATAGAGCTTTTGCGAATGATTTATGGTGGAGAAAGTTTCCTCTATATAAGTTGTCGGTATCCCATGTTATTAAATCTGACCATGATCCAATTATGTTAGAACCTACACATGTTGAATTTTCCAGGAAACAATTTAGGTTCCGTTTCGAAAATACTTGGTTAAATGAACTGAGTTTTAAAGAGGAGGTTACCAGATTTTGGGGCAATATTCCGAAGATTCATCTTCTTCCCAAACTTCTTTCTGTATCGTCGTTCATGGCTAGGTGGGGTAGGATGTTTTTTCACAAGTTTCGTGATAAAGTTAAAAAGCAGAAGGAGGTAATAGGTGAGCTAGTGAACAGGGAAGACGAGGAAGGAGTGAAAAGGTATTTTGAGGAAACAAAGAAGCTAGATGAATTACTAGTTCATGAGGAGTTGTACTGGAAATAA
- the LOC141719153 gene encoding uncharacterized protein LOC141719153 yields the protein MNSIRNERNCQFFRPNSKDWDVHKVQQNFHDGDIQLILQKRIPQSNIRDRIAWMGSCNGEYTVKSSYRYWASQSTSTASVNVSKGWNKIWQVQLPHKQSGLDIDFSDVEIAPNWLLDKFSNGDLELVEKIGTVLWGIWFSRNKRVWEGKNISPGVAMNISTKMMVDWREADKKKMLSHPETAQAPPSSCTQWSLPEVGWYKVNVDASVYTNDTTFALGMILRNDHGQFMLGKI from the exons ATGAATAGTATCAGAAATGAAAGAAATTGTCAGTTCTTCCGTCCTAATAGCAAAGACTGGGACGTACATAAGGTTCAACAAAACTTTCATGACGGTGATATTCAGCTTATCTTGCAGAAAAGAATTCCGCAAAGCAATATCAGGGATAGAATAGCCTGGATGGGATCGTGTAATGGGGAATATACAGTAAAGTCAAGTTATCGATATTGGGCTTCTCAGTCCACTTCTACTGCATCTGTGAATGTGTCAAAGGGCTGGAATAAGATCTGGCAAGTTCAACTTCCGCATAAG CAATCAGGGTTAGATATTGACTTCAGCGATGTAGAAATAGCCCCGAACTGGCTATTGGACAAATTCAGTAATGGTGATTTAGAGTTGGTAGAGAAGATTGGCACAGTGCTATGGGGCATATGGTTCTCCAGGAATAAAAGAGTTTGGGAGGGAAAAAATATTTCTCCAGGAGTGGCAATGAACATCAGTACCAAAATGATGGTCGATTGGCGTGAAGCAGACAAAAAGAAGATGTTGTCACATCCGGAAACAGCTCAAGCTCCTCCAAGCTCATGTACTCAGTGGTCTTTGCCAGAGGTAGGGTGGTATAAAGTAAATGTGGACGCTTCAGTTTATACTAATGACACTACATTTGCTTTGGGGATGATTTTGCGGAATGACCATGGTCAATTCATGCTGGGAAAAATATGA